From a region of the Mycolicibacterium sp. MU0050 genome:
- a CDS encoding NAD-dependent succinate-semialdehyde dehydrogenase, producing the protein MDITKLLSSVPTGLWIGGVERPAAAQFEVLNPATGEVLTQVADATPADGIAAVEAAMAVQDDWAATAPRERGEILRSVFETITAHTDDIAALMTLEMGKVLAESKGEVKYGAEFFRWFAEESVRIAGRYTSSPAGTGRILVSKAPVGLCYAITPWNFPLAMGTRKIGPAVAAGCTMIVKPAQETPLTMLLLAKLMDEAGLPKGVLSILPTSKPGELTSALIDDGRLRKLTFTGSTGVGKALVKQSADKLLRTSMELGGNAPFIVFDDADLDAAVDGAILAKMRNGGEACTAANRFHVANSVRAEFTEKLVKRMSEFTLGDGLQEGSTLGPLINTKQLKTVEDLVSDAVAKGATVAVGGVAPGGPGYFYPATVLTDVAPESRILKEEVFGPVAPILGFDTEEEAIKVANDTSYGLAAYIYTQSLDRALRVAEAIESGMVGVNRGVISDAAAPFGGTKESGFGREGGIEGIEEYLETKYIALTS; encoded by the coding sequence ATGGACATCACGAAGCTGCTGTCATCGGTTCCGACGGGCCTGTGGATCGGGGGTGTCGAGCGACCGGCTGCGGCGCAGTTCGAGGTGCTGAACCCGGCGACCGGTGAGGTGCTCACCCAGGTCGCCGACGCCACGCCGGCCGACGGCATCGCCGCGGTCGAGGCCGCGATGGCCGTCCAGGACGACTGGGCCGCCACCGCGCCGCGGGAACGCGGGGAGATCCTGCGCTCGGTGTTCGAGACCATCACCGCGCACACCGACGACATCGCCGCGCTGATGACCCTCGAGATGGGGAAGGTGCTCGCCGAGAGCAAGGGCGAGGTCAAGTACGGCGCCGAGTTCTTCCGCTGGTTCGCCGAGGAATCCGTGCGTATCGCCGGCCGCTACACCAGCAGCCCTGCGGGCACCGGTCGCATCCTGGTCAGCAAGGCGCCCGTCGGGCTCTGCTACGCGATCACCCCCTGGAACTTCCCGCTGGCGATGGGCACGCGCAAGATCGGTCCCGCGGTGGCGGCCGGCTGCACGATGATCGTCAAGCCGGCCCAGGAGACCCCGCTGACCATGCTGTTGCTGGCCAAGCTGATGGACGAGGCCGGCCTGCCCAAGGGGGTGCTGTCGATCCTGCCGACCTCCAAGCCCGGCGAGCTGACCAGCGCCCTGATCGACGACGGGCGGCTGCGCAAGCTGACCTTCACCGGGTCCACCGGCGTCGGGAAGGCCCTGGTCAAGCAGTCCGCGGACAAGCTGCTGCGGACCTCGATGGAACTCGGCGGCAACGCCCCGTTCATCGTGTTCGACGACGCCGACCTGGACGCCGCGGTCGACGGCGCGATCCTGGCCAAGATGCGCAACGGCGGCGAGGCCTGCACGGCCGCCAACCGCTTCCACGTCGCGAACTCCGTGCGCGCGGAGTTCACCGAGAAGCTGGTCAAGCGGATGAGCGAGTTCACCCTGGGCGACGGGCTGCAAGAGGGCTCCACCCTGGGGCCGCTGATCAACACCAAGCAGCTCAAGACCGTCGAGGACCTGGTGTCCGACGCGGTGGCCAAGGGCGCGACCGTCGCCGTCGGCGGCGTCGCCCCGGGCGGGCCCGGCTACTTCTACCCGGCCACGGTGCTCACCGACGTGGCACCCGAGTCACGCATCCTCAAGGAGGAGGTGTTCGGTCCCGTCGCGCCGATCCTCGGCTTCGACACCGAAGAGGAGGCCATCAAGGTGGCCAACGACACCTCGTACGGCCTGGCGGCCTACATCTACACGCAGTCGCTGGACCGGGCGCTGCGGGTGGCCGAGGCCATCGAATCGGGGATGGTCGGCGTCAACCGCGGCGTGATCTCCGATGCGGCGGCGCCGTTCGGGGGTACCAAGGAATCCGGCTTCGGGCGTGAGGGCGGCATCGAGGGCATCGAGGAGTACCTCGAAACCAAGTACATCGCGCTCACCTCGTAG
- a CDS encoding chorismate mutase, with translation MRPEPTNGEYVEDDAMSLDSTETDVDALRGEIDRLDAEILAAVQRRTEVSKTIGKARMASGGTRLVHSREMKVIERYSVLGPDGKDLAMLLLRMGRGRLGH, from the coding sequence ATGAGACCAGAACCCACCAACGGCGAGTATGTAGAGGATGACGCGATGAGCCTGGACAGCACCGAGACCGACGTCGACGCCCTGCGCGGCGAGATCGACCGACTGGATGCCGAGATCCTGGCCGCGGTGCAGCGGCGCACCGAGGTGTCCAAGACAATCGGCAAGGCCCGGATGGCCTCCGGCGGCACCCGGCTGGTGCACAGCCGCGAGATGAAGGTCATCGAGCGCTACAGCGTGCTCGGCCCCGACGGCAAGGACCTGGCGATGCTGCTGCTGCGGATGGGCCGCGGCCGCCTCGGCCACTGA
- the pcrA gene encoding DNA helicase PcrA, translated as MTSFSPSVATGSHQPQATEQLLEGLNPQQRQAVLHEGTPLLIVAGAGSGKTAVLTRRIAYLLAARDVGVGQVLAITFTNKAAAEMRERVVDLIGPRARAMWVSTFHSTCVRILRNQASLLPGLNSNFSIYDADDSRRLLMMIAKDMGLDVKRYSPRLLANSISNLKNELIDPEQAVAELSDVSDDLHRTVASVYGEYQRRLRAANALDFDDLIGETVGILQAFPQIAQYYRRRFRHILVDEYQDTNHAQYVLVRELVGTESTQDGIEPGELCVVGDADQSIYAFRGATIRNIEDFERDFPDATTILLEQNYRSTQNILNAANSVIARNAGRRDKRLWTDAGEGELIVGYVADNEHDEARFVAEEIDALRDRGEISYNDVAVFYRTNNSSRALEEVFIRAGIPYKVVGGVRFYERREIRDIVAYLRVLDNPGDSVSMRRILNTPRRGIGDRAEACVAVYAENTGANFNDALQAAAEGKVPMLNTRSEKAIAAFVELLDGLRGKLDDELGDLVEAVLDRTGYRQSLESSSDPQDLARLDNLNELVSVAHEFSIDRANAAALAEAEGDDGPVDEDIPETGVLAEFLERVSLVADTDEIPEEGSGVVTMMTLHTAKGLEFPVVFVTGWEDGMFPHMRALGDPTELSEERRLAYVGITRARQRLYLSRAKVRSSWGQPMLNPESRFLREIPQELIDWRRTEQAASLSAPSRLSGAGTSFGGPARPAPSRPGGARNRPLIVLAPGDRVTHDKYGLGRVEEVTGAGESAMSLIDFGSAGRVKLMHNHAPVSKL; from the coding sequence ATGACTTCGTTCTCACCGTCCGTCGCCACGGGGTCCCATCAACCGCAGGCGACCGAGCAACTTCTGGAGGGCCTCAACCCGCAGCAACGCCAGGCCGTGCTGCACGAGGGCACCCCGCTGTTGATCGTGGCCGGTGCCGGGTCGGGAAAGACCGCGGTGTTGACCCGGCGGATCGCCTACCTGCTGGCCGCGCGTGACGTCGGTGTCGGGCAGGTCCTGGCCATCACCTTCACCAACAAGGCCGCCGCGGAGATGCGGGAGCGGGTCGTCGACCTGATCGGCCCGCGCGCCCGCGCGATGTGGGTGTCGACGTTCCACTCGACGTGCGTGCGGATTCTGCGCAACCAGGCGTCGCTGCTGCCCGGGCTCAACTCCAACTTCTCGATCTACGATGCCGACGATTCGCGCCGGCTGCTGATGATGATCGCCAAGGACATGGGTCTGGACGTCAAGCGCTACTCGCCGCGCCTGCTGGCCAACTCCATCTCGAACCTGAAGAACGAGCTGATCGACCCCGAGCAGGCGGTCGCCGAACTCAGCGACGTCTCCGACGACCTGCACCGCACGGTCGCCTCGGTCTACGGCGAATACCAGCGCCGGCTGCGGGCGGCCAACGCCCTGGACTTCGACGATCTGATCGGCGAGACGGTCGGCATCCTGCAGGCGTTCCCGCAGATCGCGCAGTACTACCGCCGCCGCTTCCGGCACATCCTGGTCGACGAGTACCAGGACACCAACCACGCCCAGTACGTGCTGGTACGCGAACTCGTCGGGACCGAGTCCACCCAGGACGGCATCGAGCCCGGCGAGTTGTGCGTGGTCGGCGACGCCGACCAGTCCATCTACGCGTTCCGCGGCGCGACCATCCGCAACATCGAGGACTTCGAGCGCGACTTCCCCGACGCCACCACGATCCTGCTCGAGCAGAACTACCGGTCCACCCAGAACATCCTCAACGCGGCCAACTCGGTGATCGCGCGCAACGCGGGGCGTCGCGACAAGCGGCTGTGGACCGACGCCGGCGAGGGCGAGCTTATCGTCGGCTACGTCGCCGACAACGAACACGACGAGGCCCGGTTCGTCGCCGAGGAGATCGATGCGCTCCGCGATCGCGGCGAGATCAGCTACAACGACGTCGCGGTCTTCTACCGCACCAACAACTCATCGCGCGCCCTGGAAGAGGTGTTCATCCGGGCTGGCATCCCGTACAAGGTCGTCGGGGGTGTGCGCTTCTACGAGCGCAGGGAGATCCGCGACATCGTGGCCTACCTGCGGGTGCTGGACAACCCGGGCGATTCGGTGAGCATGCGACGCATCCTCAACACCCCGCGGCGCGGGATCGGGGATCGCGCCGAGGCGTGCGTCGCGGTCTACGCCGAGAACACCGGCGCGAACTTCAACGACGCCCTGCAGGCGGCCGCCGAGGGCAAGGTGCCGATGCTGAACACCCGCTCGGAGAAGGCGATCGCCGCGTTCGTCGAACTCCTCGACGGCTTGCGCGGGAAGCTCGACGACGAACTAGGGGACCTGGTGGAGGCGGTGCTGGACCGCACCGGCTATCGGCAGTCGTTGGAGTCCTCGTCGGACCCGCAGGACCTGGCACGGCTGGACAACCTCAACGAACTCGTCAGTGTGGCACACGAATTCAGCATCGACCGGGCCAACGCCGCGGCCCTGGCCGAGGCCGAGGGCGACGACGGACCGGTCGACGAGGACATTCCCGAGACCGGCGTGCTCGCCGAGTTCCTGGAGCGGGTGTCGTTGGTGGCCGACACCGACGAGATCCCGGAAGAGGGCTCGGGCGTGGTCACCATGATGACGCTGCACACCGCCAAGGGCCTGGAGTTCCCGGTGGTCTTCGTGACCGGTTGGGAAGACGGCATGTTCCCGCACATGCGCGCCCTCGGCGACCCGACCGAACTGTCGGAGGAACGCCGCCTGGCCTACGTGGGGATCACCCGGGCGCGGCAACGGCTCTACCTCAGCCGGGCCAAGGTGCGCTCGTCGTGGGGGCAGCCGATGCTGAACCCGGAATCGCGCTTCCTGCGCGAGATTCCGCAGGAACTGATCGATTGGCGCCGCACCGAGCAGGCGGCGTCGCTGAGCGCGCCGAGTCGGCTGTCGGGCGCGGGCACGTCGTTCGGCGGGCCCGCCCGTCCGGCGCCGAGCCGGCCGGGTGGGGCGCGTAACCGGCCGCTGATCGTGCTGGCGCCGGGGGACCGGGTGACCCACGACAAGTACGGGCTGGGCCGCGTCGAGGAGGTCACTGGGGCCGGGGAGTCGGCGATGTCGCTGATCGACTTCGGCAGCGCCGGCCGGGTCAAGCTCATGCACAACCACGCGCCGGTGAGCAAGCTGTAG
- a CDS encoding M23 family metallopeptidase — protein sequence MTDIVPFNEFGSLDDLDFHDGAFDSEAEILRAPELDDVADTDEMPLTLMRRMDLNVIHDPDATDVIPRVTGGLHRKPAASALRGRVMIAAMAAGAAAAAAHTAINPSDEASAKAVVTADTTVPNTLDADAPRGVQVVSVTPAASSSIHSEELAKGVAYAQERAAREARLAAPLFVKPVSGIFTSGYGYRWGALHAGIDIASPIGTPIYAVADGVVIDAGPTAGYGALVKVRHRDGTVTLYGHINTWTVSVGQAVMAGDQIATVGNRGFSTGPHLHLEVMPNGTDRIDPVPWLAQRGISVGGYAG from the coding sequence GTGACCGACATCGTGCCGTTCAACGAGTTCGGCAGCCTCGATGACCTCGACTTCCACGACGGCGCCTTCGACTCGGAGGCCGAGATCCTGCGCGCGCCCGAACTCGACGACGTCGCCGACACCGACGAGATGCCGCTGACGCTGATGCGCCGGATGGATCTGAACGTCATCCACGATCCCGACGCCACCGACGTCATCCCGCGCGTGACCGGCGGCCTGCACCGCAAGCCGGCGGCCAGCGCGCTGCGCGGCCGCGTGATGATCGCCGCGATGGCCGCCGGAGCCGCGGCCGCCGCCGCCCACACCGCCATCAACCCGTCGGACGAGGCCTCGGCCAAGGCCGTCGTGACCGCCGACACCACGGTGCCCAACACCCTCGACGCGGACGCCCCGCGCGGCGTGCAGGTCGTCAGCGTGACCCCCGCCGCCAGCAGCAGCATCCACTCCGAAGAACTCGCCAAGGGCGTCGCCTACGCGCAGGAACGCGCCGCGCGCGAGGCCCGGTTGGCCGCCCCGCTGTTCGTCAAGCCCGTCAGCGGCATCTTCACCTCCGGCTACGGCTACCGGTGGGGCGCGTTGCATGCCGGTATCGACATCGCCAGCCCCATCGGCACCCCCATCTACGCGGTGGCCGACGGCGTGGTCATCGACGCCGGCCCCACCGCGGGCTACGGCGCGCTGGTCAAGGTGCGCCACCGCGACGGCACCGTGACCCTCTACGGCCACATCAACACCTGGACGGTCAGCGTCGGCCAGGCCGTGATGGCCGGCGACCAGATCGCCACCGTCGGCAACCGCGGTTTCTCGACCGGCCCGCACCTGCACCTGGAGGTCATGCCGAACGGCACCGACCGGATCGATCCGGTGCCGTGGCTGGCCCAGCGGGGCATCAGCGTCGGCGGCTACGCCGGCTGA
- the sucC gene encoding ADP-forming succinate--CoA ligase subunit beta, whose amino-acid sequence MDLFEYQAKELFAKHNVPTTPGRVTDSAEDAKAIAEEIGKPVMVKAQVKVGGRGKAGGVKYAATPEDALTHAGNILGLDIKGHVVKKLLVAEASDIAEEYYISFLLDRANRTYLAMCSVEGGMEIEEVAATKPERLAKVPVDAVKGVDLATARSIAEQGHLPAEVLDAAAVTIQKLWEVFVAEDATLVEVNPLVRTPDDQILALDGKVTLDANADFRQPGHAEFEDKDAADPLEQKAKENDLNYVKLDGQVGIIGNGAGLVMSTLDVVAYAGENHGGVKPANFLDIGGGASAEVMAAGLDVILNDAQVKSVFVNVFGGITACDAVANGIVKALQILGDEANKPLVVRLDGNNVDEGRRILSEANHPLVIQADTMDSGADKAAELASK is encoded by the coding sequence ATGGACCTTTTCGAGTACCAGGCGAAGGAACTATTCGCCAAGCACAACGTTCCGACCACGCCTGGTCGGGTCACCGATTCCGCCGAGGACGCGAAGGCGATCGCCGAGGAGATCGGCAAGCCGGTGATGGTCAAGGCGCAGGTCAAGGTCGGTGGCCGCGGCAAGGCCGGCGGCGTGAAGTATGCCGCCACCCCCGAGGACGCCCTCACCCACGCCGGCAACATCCTCGGCCTGGACATCAAGGGTCACGTCGTCAAGAAGCTCCTGGTCGCCGAGGCCAGTGACATCGCGGAGGAGTACTACATCTCCTTCCTGCTCGACCGCGCGAACCGCACCTACCTGGCGATGTGCTCCGTCGAGGGCGGCATGGAGATCGAAGAGGTCGCCGCCACCAAGCCTGAGCGGCTCGCCAAGGTCCCCGTCGACGCCGTCAAGGGGGTCGACCTGGCCACCGCCCGCTCGATCGCCGAGCAGGGCCACCTGCCCGCCGAGGTGCTTGACGCCGCCGCGGTGACCATCCAGAAGCTGTGGGAGGTCTTCGTCGCCGAGGACGCCACCCTGGTCGAGGTCAACCCGCTGGTGCGCACCCCCGACGATCAGATCCTGGCGCTCGACGGCAAGGTCACCCTCGACGCCAACGCCGACTTCCGCCAGCCCGGGCACGCCGAGTTCGAGGACAAGGACGCCGCGGACCCGCTGGAGCAGAAGGCCAAGGAGAACGACCTCAACTACGTCAAGCTCGACGGTCAGGTCGGGATCATCGGCAACGGCGCGGGCCTGGTCATGTCGACGCTGGACGTGGTCGCCTACGCGGGCGAGAACCACGGCGGGGTCAAGCCGGCCAACTTCCTGGACATCGGTGGCGGCGCCTCGGCCGAGGTGATGGCCGCCGGCCTGGACGTCATCCTGAACGACGCCCAGGTCAAGAGCGTGTTCGTCAACGTGTTCGGCGGCATCACCGCCTGTGACGCGGTGGCCAACGGCATCGTCAAGGCGCTGCAGATCCTCGGCGACGAGGCCAACAAGCCGCTGGTCGTGCGGCTGGACGGCAACAACGTCGACGAGGGCCGTCGCATCCTGTCCGAGGCCAACCACCCGCTGGTGATCCAGGCCGACACGATGGACTCGGGTGCTGACAAGGCCGCCGAGCTGGCGAGCAAGTAA
- the sucD gene encoding succinate--CoA ligase subunit alpha — translation MSIFLNKDSKVIVQGITGGEGTKHTALMLKAGTQVVGGVNARKAGTTVAHKDKDGNDVELPVFGSVAEAMKETGADVSIAFVPPAFSKDAIIEAIDAEIPLLVVITEGIPVQDTAYAWAYNVEKGEKTRIIGPNCPGIITPGESLVGITPNNITGKGPIGLVSKSGTLTYQMMYELRDLGFSTAIGIGGDPVIGTTHIDAIAAFEKDPETKIIVMIGEIGGDAEERAADYIKANVTKPVVGYVAGFTAPEGKTMGHAGAIVSGSSGTAAAKQEALEAAGVKVGKTPSATAKLAREILESL, via the coding sequence ATGTCGATCTTTTTGAACAAGGACTCCAAGGTCATCGTCCAGGGCATCACCGGCGGCGAGGGCACCAAGCACACCGCACTGATGCTCAAGGCCGGCACCCAGGTGGTCGGCGGTGTGAACGCCCGCAAGGCCGGCACCACCGTGGCGCACAAGGACAAAGACGGCAACGACGTCGAGTTGCCCGTGTTCGGCTCGGTCGCCGAGGCCATGAAGGAGACCGGCGCCGACGTGTCGATCGCCTTCGTCCCGCCGGCGTTCTCCAAGGACGCGATCATCGAGGCCATCGACGCCGAGATCCCGCTGCTGGTGGTCATCACCGAGGGAATCCCGGTGCAGGACACCGCCTATGCGTGGGCCTACAACGTCGAGAAGGGTGAGAAGACCCGGATCATCGGCCCCAACTGCCCCGGCATCATCACCCCGGGTGAGTCGCTGGTCGGCATCACGCCGAACAACATCACCGGCAAGGGACCGATCGGCCTGGTGTCGAAGTCCGGCACGCTGACCTACCAGATGATGTACGAGCTGCGCGATCTCGGCTTCTCCACCGCCATCGGCATCGGCGGTGACCCGGTCATCGGGACCACCCACATCGACGCCATCGCCGCGTTCGAGAAGGACCCGGAGACCAAGATCATCGTGATGATCGGCGAAATCGGCGGCGACGCCGAGGAGCGGGCCGCCGACTACATCAAGGCCAACGTCACCAAGCCGGTCGTCGGCTATGTCGCGGGCTTCACCGCCCCGGAGGGCAAGACCATGGGCCACGCCGGCGCCATCGTGTCGGGCTCGTCGGGCACCGCCGCGGCCAAGCAGGAGGCCCTCGAGGCCGCCGGCGTGAAGGTCGGCAAGACCCCGTCGGCCACCGCCAAGCTGGCCCGGGAGATCCTGGAAAGCCTGTAG
- a CDS encoding S9 family peptidase, producing MALPELISVEDFFSSPDRILAQISPDGRRIAYLAPWRDRLNVWVHGIDDHGSPTGEPRCVTADETRSVVIYHWTDDPRWMLYLQDGGGDENWHVYRVDLDEPAAAAVDLTPFPGVRAILTIPKGRRGKAIVQLNKRNPELFDPYELDIATGELTLLAENPGHIMEWLSSRTGELFNSSMTPEGDIELSHWDKASGTLRVITRYSGLDYPVGVFPTEVTPDGTGIWVGSNKGSDRTRLVRVDVESGEETEVDSHPAHELSVQLGLPTPLILDARTGELLGARYYGERQVIHPLDANFAAVLENLSTLSDGDLATISSDDSGRRWVVSFTHDRDPAVTYFYNHATGESRLLFRPYPRLDPDALAPMTPVALTARDGLDLHGYLTLPVGVEPTNLPMVLLVHGGPWARDSWTFQPEVQMLANRGYAVLQVNFRGSTGYGKAFTQAAVGELAGRMHDDLIDAVDWAVEQGYADRERVAIFGASYGGYAALVGVTFTPDVFAAAIDYVGISNLANFMRTLPNVARPFLTNNWYRYVGDPSDPRQEADMLARSPITYVEKIRTPLLVVQGANDSRVVQAESDNMVAALRARGVDVEYLVKADEGHGFLNPDNQIDLYHAVERFLAQHLGGRV from the coding sequence ATGGCACTGCCCGAACTGATCTCGGTGGAGGACTTCTTCAGTTCACCCGACCGCATCCTGGCGCAGATCTCCCCCGACGGCCGCCGGATCGCCTACCTGGCGCCGTGGCGGGACCGCCTCAACGTGTGGGTGCACGGCATCGACGACCACGGTTCGCCCACCGGCGAACCCCGCTGCGTCACGGCCGACGAAACCCGCAGCGTGGTCATCTACCACTGGACCGACGACCCGCGCTGGATGCTCTATCTCCAGGACGGCGGCGGCGACGAGAACTGGCACGTCTACCGGGTGGACCTCGATGAGCCCGCGGCCGCCGCCGTCGACCTCACTCCGTTCCCCGGCGTCCGGGCCATACTCACCATCCCCAAGGGCCGCCGGGGCAAGGCGATCGTCCAACTCAACAAGCGCAACCCCGAACTGTTCGACCCCTACGAACTCGATATCGCGACCGGCGAACTCACCCTGCTCGCCGAGAACCCCGGCCACATCATGGAGTGGTTGTCCAGCCGCACCGGCGAGCTGTTCAACTCGTCGATGACCCCCGAGGGTGACATCGAACTGTCGCACTGGGACAAGGCATCCGGGACGCTGCGCGTCATCACCCGGTATTCGGGCCTCGACTATCCGGTGGGCGTGTTTCCCACCGAGGTCACTCCCGACGGCACCGGGATCTGGGTCGGTTCCAACAAGGGCAGCGACCGTACGCGGCTGGTCCGCGTCGACGTCGAGTCCGGCGAGGAGACCGAGGTGGACAGTCATCCCGCCCACGAGCTGTCCGTCCAGCTGGGCCTGCCGACCCCGCTGATTCTCGACGCGCGTACCGGGGAACTACTCGGCGCCCGCTACTACGGCGAACGTCAGGTCATCCACCCGCTGGACGCGAATTTCGCTGCGGTACTGGAGAATCTGTCCACCCTGTCGGACGGCGACCTGGCGACCATCTCGTCCGACGACAGCGGCCGGCGCTGGGTGGTGAGTTTCACCCACGATCGCGACCCCGCCGTCACCTACTTCTACAACCATGCGACCGGCGAGAGCCGACTGCTGTTCCGTCCGTATCCGAGGCTGGACCCCGACGCGCTGGCCCCGATGACACCGGTCGCCCTCACCGCACGCGACGGGCTCGACCTACACGGATACCTGACGTTGCCCGTCGGCGTCGAGCCCACCAACCTGCCGATGGTGCTGCTGGTCCACGGCGGACCGTGGGCACGCGACTCATGGACCTTCCAGCCGGAGGTCCAGATGCTGGCCAACCGCGGATATGCGGTGCTGCAGGTCAACTTTCGCGGCTCCACCGGTTATGGCAAGGCCTTCACGCAAGCCGCGGTCGGCGAGCTCGCCGGCCGGATGCACGACGACCTGATCGACGCCGTGGACTGGGCCGTCGAGCAGGGGTATGCCGACCGCGAGCGGGTGGCGATCTTCGGTGCCTCCTATGGCGGCTACGCGGCCCTGGTGGGAGTGACGTTCACCCCGGATGTCTTCGCCGCGGCCATCGACTACGTCGGTATCTCCAACCTCGCCAATTTCATGCGAACGCTACCGAATGTCGCCCGGCCGTTCCTGACCAACAACTGGTACCGGTATGTGGGCGACCCGTCGGATCCGCGGCAGGAGGCCGACATGCTGGCCCGCTCGCCGATCACCTATGTCGAGAAGATCCGCACGCCGCTTCTGGTTGTGCAGGGCGCCAACGACTCTCGGGTGGTCCAGGCCGAATCGGACAACATGGTCGCGGCATTGCGGGCCCGCGGGGTCGACGTCGAGTACCTGGTCAAGGCCGACGAGGGGCACGGCTTCCTCAACCCGGACAACCAGATCGACCTGTACCACGCCGTCGAACGGTTCCTGGCCCAACACCTGGGCGGTCGGGTCTGA
- a CDS encoding helix-turn-helix domain-containing protein yields the protein MADNRSEARLAVSRLACDLFWERGVAGTSGDDIAAAAGLSTRTIWRYFRTKESCVEPMLARTVDRFIGMLQRWPPELSLAEHLAADSAAYPLTPQEVADEISAMRIATMSTSEPALRTAYLMVHDQMERGFIPVIADRLRLEESDLTVRLCAAAVTAAFRVVDEDVSHAVIVEGKAVTAQEALALIDRAIQEATNGRLGGPVTP from the coding sequence GTGGCCGACAATCGCTCCGAGGCCCGACTCGCGGTGTCCCGACTGGCCTGCGACCTGTTCTGGGAACGCGGGGTGGCGGGAACCAGCGGTGACGACATCGCCGCGGCCGCCGGCCTGTCGACCCGCACCATCTGGCGGTACTTCCGGACCAAGGAAAGCTGCGTCGAGCCGATGTTGGCGCGCACCGTCGACCGCTTCATCGGGATGTTGCAGCGCTGGCCGCCGGAGTTGTCGCTCGCCGAGCACCTGGCCGCGGACAGCGCCGCGTATCCGCTGACTCCGCAGGAGGTCGCCGACGAGATCAGCGCCATGCGTATCGCCACCATGTCCACGTCGGAACCGGCGCTGCGCACGGCCTACCTGATGGTGCACGACCAGATGGAGCGCGGCTTCATCCCGGTCATCGCCGACCGACTGCGCCTCGAGGAGTCCGACCTGACGGTTCGGCTCTGCGCGGCCGCTGTCACCGCAGCGTTCCGCGTGGTCGACGAGGACGTCAGTCACGCGGTGATCGTCGAAGGGAAGGCCGTCACCGCGCAGGAGGCACTGGCGCTCATCGACCGCGCGATCCAGGAAGCCACCAACGGCCGCCTCGGCGGTCCCGTCACCCCATGA